The Fragaria vesca subsp. vesca linkage group LG2, FraVesHawaii_1.0, whole genome shotgun sequence genome includes a window with the following:
- the LOC101304737 gene encoding uncharacterized protein LOC101304737, with the protein MARLAAQANVKSLFNGEGVPSTGSGSDPKDPFSCMFTFSSLKPQKRRLTSLDSTRIYSSSSASNKTKRLNAEVRLFFGDEVADKKGGLGDSEYDDVDDDDEFERDDLSCFRGLVLDISYRPINVVCWKRAICLEFMDKADVLEYYDQTVNSPSGSFYIPAVLRVPHLLQVVKRRRIKCNLSRKNILCRDSFTCQYCSSRENLTIDHVIPIARGGEWKWDNLVTACAKCNSKKGQKTVEEACMKLMKIPKAPKDYDILAIPLTNAAVRMLRMRKGTPEEWLQYLSNSSMP; encoded by the exons ATGGCACGCTTAGCTGCACAAGCCAATGTGAAGTCGCTCTTCAATGGTGAAGGGGTCCCAAGTACCGGATCCGGGTCGGACCCAAAAGACCCATTTAGCTGCATGTTCACTTTCTCATCCTTGAAGCCCCAGAAGCGCAGGCTCACCTCATTGGACTCCACCAGGATTTACTCTTCGTCTTCTGCTTCGAACAAGACCAAGCGCCTCAATGCCGAGGTTCGTTTGTTTTTCGGGGACGAGGTGGCTGACAAGAAGGGTGGACTTGGTGATAGTGAATATGATGATGTTGATGATGATGATGAGTTTGAGAGGGATGACCTGTCCTGTTTCAGAGGTCTGGTTTTGGATATCTCGTACAG GCCAATTAATGTGGTCTGCTGGAAACGTGCTATTTGTTTGGAATTCATGGATAAG GCGGATGTTCTAGAATACTATGATCAGACTGTTAATTCCCCAAGTGGATCCTTCTATATACCGGCTGTATTAAGG GTTCCCCATCTACTGCAGGTTGTCAAGAGAAGAAGAATTAAGTGCAATCTCAGTCGTAAAAATATACTTTGTCGGGACAGTTTCACTTGTCA GTACTGCTCTTCACGTGAAAACTTGACTATTGACCATGTTATACCAATTGCACGAGGTGGAGAATGGAAATGGGATAATCTG GTTACTGCATGTGCAAAATGCAACTCAAAAAAAGGGCAGAAGACAGTGGAGGAAGCATGTATGAAGCTGATGAAAATTCCCAAG GCTCCAAAAGACTATGACATACTTGCCATACCCCTAACAAATGCAGCAGTAAGAATGCTGAGAATGAGAAAGGGAACTCCAGAAGAGTGGCTCCAATACCTATCAAACTCTTCAATGCCATGA